The following is a genomic window from Treponema pallidum subsp. pallidum str. Nichols.
GCTCGCGCGAGCGCGTCTGTCCTACCTGTGCGAGCCAATTGATACAGCCACCCCGTTATTCCGCCCTGGTGAGCAGGGTGCACGTGCGCTCCATGTGCCTTCCTTTTCTTTTCCAGTGCGGTCTGCTCGGGGAGTCTCCGAGGAATCAACGCGAGATTTTGCACATTTAGGTGCCTTTGTGTTGGAAACTCCGAACGTTTCGTGCACGCACAGTGCTGCAGATACTCCGTCTATTTCAGAACAGACCGGTGGGGTGGCTCACGTGCAGAGCGAAGAGGATGTAGATCCGTCCACGTCTGGTGCAACGGGTAAGTATTGGGACAAGGCACAATGGCGCAAGGTGCAACGGATGCGACGTGCTGTGCGGCTGCAGCGGCTCAAAGAGTTTGAGGCGCACCTGCAACAACTAAAATTGGACGCAACAGAGCAGACGGAGCTACGTGCCCGCTTGCAACGGGGGTTGATTCTGGATAGAATGCAACTTTCGTCCGAAACGATCCGCAGGGAGAGAACGGAAGCGAGCGGGGTTGATTTTTTAGGCAAGTATCGTCTTGCAGAGTGTGCGTTACGTTCTGGTGCTTTACTTGAGATTGAGACTAGTTCAGGGCAGTCAGTGCATAAGATAGTGGGTACGGTGTGCGCAATTGAAAAATGCGAAGAGGATGCGTTGCTTCACGTGTGTGTACACGCAGAACTTCCCCCTGAGCGAGTATCGATTGCGCGCGCGTCCAGGATAGTGCTACTGAAAAATTCTATTTTTTCTTGAGTCTGTTCTGAAGGGGATCCTTTTGTCTCTTGTAAAAAGGAATAGACGAGCGGGTAGGATATGAGTCGTAGGAAACAGGGACGAGAGTTATTCAACAGTCATGTGGGCGTGGTGTTGTCTTGTGTCGGTGCGGCAATGGGGCTTGCAAACGTGTGGTTGTTCCCTGGACGCCTGGTGGAATTTGGTGGTGTGACGTTTTTAATTCCGTATTTTATTTTTCTATTTGGTCTTTCCCGTTTTGGACTGATGGGGGAGTATGCTTTTGGAAAGACACTGCGCTGCGGTCCTGTGCGTGCGTTTACCCGTGTGTGTGAAACACATCCATCGTGTTTTTTACGAGCACTACGAGGTAGCGGGTGGTTTCCGGTAGGAGTATTGCTCGCTACCTGCTCTTTTTATGTAGTGATTATAGGGTGGATCTTGCGTTATGTAGTATTTTCGTGCACGAATGCACTTGCAGGTACTCAGGCGCACGACCTGTTTTACCAGGTTGCAGGGACAAGTGCGAATGTGCCGTGGACGCTTGCAGCTATCGCGCTCACAGCGTGTGTAGTGAGTGCGGGCGTGCAAAAGGGGGTGGAGCGAGGAAACATTATAATGATGGTACTTTTTTACGGTGTCCTTGCGTTTATTACAGGATATATATTTACTCTTCCTAACGCGTGGATAGGTATGCGTAGAATGTTGGCATTTCAATCTTCATCATTGTGCAATCCGAGACTCTGGTTGTATGCATTAGGCATGTCGTTTTTTAGTCTCAGTTTGGGGGGCGCGGCTATGGTTTTATATGGCAGTTACATGCCAGATACGGTGGACATACCGCGTACTGCATTTCAGACAGCGACCTTAGATTTTTTGGCATCAGGTATGTCCGCATTATGTTTAATTCCGAGTGCGTGGGTTTTAGGTATGGACGTCAGCAGTGGACCGGAGTTTTTGTTTGTAACAATAACCCGTGTCGCCTCGCAGATACCGATGGGGGTGATGATAAGTGTGTTATTCTTTTTGTGTGTACTATGTGCAGCGTTAAGTTCTGCAATTGCTATGTTAGAAGTAATACTCGAGTCTTTTGTGCACACGTGTACAGTGGGGCGCCGAACGCTGACGTGGTCACTAGCACTCGTGGTTGCGTTTGTATCTCTTCCTCTGAATGCCTCGATGAGAGTGTTCGAAACGTTTACAGATATAGTGGTGGTTATACTATCTCCGTTATCTGCCCTTATGGGGAGCGTGATGATATTTTGGGTATATGGTGCAGAGCGTTGCCGTGTAGCTATCAACCGGTGTGCACGCGGTCCGTTGGGTAAATGGTTCACGCCGTATATGCGGTACGTGTATTTGGGGCTTTGTGTAATGATTATGGTGCTTGGGGTAATGTTCGGTGGTTTTTAGTGTGATGACGCGCAAAAGCGGCCAAACCCACAGTTGGGTAAATATATTCTTTGCAAATTGTCGACACAACCGTTGACGAGAGGGATCGCAGGTGGAGAGGTGTCGTGCCGGGGATATGTTGACACGTCCGTACTCCTCAGTTTGTGAGGCTCCAGTTATAGGAGGGGGGATAGCTACGCGTGAAAAGATTTGCTCTTATTGGACTTGGAGACTTCGGTCTTAGCATGCTAAAGGAGCTGCTCAAGCTCACTAACAATATAGTCCTCCTGGACAGGGATCGAACGCTCGTTGAAACCTACCGTAGCAGGGTGAGAATCGTGCGCGCAATTGATGTGTTGGACGAATTCACTCTGTGCAAGATGATTCCACAGGATATCAACGCAGCGGTTATTGATCTGGGGGTTAAAATTGAATCATCAATCATGATAACAACGTTTTTAAAAAAATTAGAAATTGCAGATATCGTAGTTAAGGCATACAGCGCTGAACAAGGGCATATCCTCTCGAGCGTTGGTGCTACGCACGTAGTGCTCCCGGACCGGGAGGCAGCTAAAAAAGTCACTCCTATGATTGCTTTCGATCTTCTTTTCAACTTTATGCCACTTTCTGCGCAGCTGGCAATTGCGGAAATGGCTGTGCACGAGGACTATGTGGGAAGAACTTTGCGTGAAGTGGATGTGCGCAAAAACTTCTCTCTTAATATCATTGCTATCCGTAAGCGCGATGCAGAGGATTTTTGTTTTATCAATGATCCTGAATACTGCTTTGAAGCGAACGATGTGTTGCTCGTTGCCGGTTCTCACAAAGACATCTATGCACAGTCGCAGGACAAGCTGGCACATACCCATAGCTTCAGCGACTTTTTCAAACAATGGTTCCTTACCAGCTGACTTCCCAATGTTCCGCGCACGGGAGTAGGCGCGTGTAATCTTCCCTTTTCCCGCACATGCCTACGTAAAGGGGAATATTTAGAGAGGGGGCTCAGCTTCAAGTTTTGAAAAATAAGGCTCAAGCGTTGCCGCTTCCCGAATTGAGGTTGCAGTGCTTACCACCGCAGCTTCAGCACACGTGCGCTGCGCCCAGAGTAGTTGGGTACACAAGTGCATGTCTGTTACCCGTGCGTCTAGAATATGCTCAATAGCCGCAATACGCTCTGTTTCTGTCGTTCCGTTGAGAAAGCGCAGGAAACTCGCAAAACTTTTATGCTCCGGTGTTTCAGGAGTTACCGCCGTACTGTACGCTCCTATGATTAGACGTTCCATCGTCTTCTGGTTAAAGAGACTGGAGGTGCCCTTGTGATCGGCGTGCAGGTGCTCAATCGTCTTGAATATCACGTCAAGGGAGTGGAGCGGATTTGGATCGCGGTAAGTTAGTGAGGAAAATATGCCATGTACTGGATCTGGCAGGGTGAATGCACCGTAAGCACCACCTATCGTTCGAATTTTTTCCCAAAACGGCTCAGTACTTAGATATCGGGCAAACACCTGCTCTACCCCGCGTCTCTCCAAAGGAAGCCGTGGATGTGCAAGGGACAGCGCTGCAAAACCCACTTGCACAGGGGCTGGAAGCAGCGTCAGCATATTGCGGGTGCGCATGTGCTGCAGGGCCTCTTGAAAGAGCACACCGTGAGCGGAGGGTATCTGTTGTTCGTGCGCTGTGGGCGCAGAGGTGTGGTGGATAAAATAAGTGGATAGCGGTGCACGAAAACACGCCAGAGGTTTTGCCAATGCATCTAGCGCTGTGTGTAACGATGTTTCTGTACCACATACACATCCGATCACTCCTGCAGTGAGCAGTTTTTCATGCAGCGCTTTGAGTTTGGCTGCCAGCGAAGGGGAGGCAACGGTTTCTGTACACTCTGTCCACAAAGCACGTACCAAGCGAATCTGCGTGACTCCAGTCCAGAGTTCTTCTACGGCCTTTGCTGCATTCACGCGAGCGTTTGCCTTTGCAAGTGCAATGGAATGTCCTGAATGCATGGCAGCGCTATCCAAGTCATTTTTATATTGTGCAAGGATGTCTTTTAACCGTCGTGTATCTGTAAAAGAAAGACTGCGCACGTGTGCACACACGTACGAAATCGCCTGTACGATAAAGCGCGACAGCATTTTTACGCTGACAACTAGCCACGCTCGCCCGACTATATCGCTGCGTTGCAGTGTGTTCTGTCCCCTCAGTAAGGGGAGTATCTCGCTTCCCTGATCGCCTGCTACTATACAGCGGGCGGCAAAGCCCCCGGTGAGACGGGCAATCTCGGCAGATACCACACTCCAATGATGTGTCTCGGTTCCCATACCTGTCAGTGCGTAGCCATACAGTGGCAGAAGTTGTGCTTCTTTTACACTGAGCATATCTGCTGGGATTGCAAGGTGTAAGTACGTAATATCGTTCGTGGCAAGCTCATG
Proteins encoded in this region:
- a CDS encoding sodium-dependent transporter, whose protein sequence is MSRRKQGRELFNSHVGVVLSCVGAAMGLANVWLFPGRLVEFGGVTFLIPYFIFLFGLSRFGLMGEYAFGKTLRCGPVRAFTRVCETHPSCFLRALRGSGWFPVGVLLATCSFYVVIIGWILRYVVFSCTNALAGTQAHDLFYQVAGTSANVPWTLAAIALTACVVSAGVQKGVERGNIIMMVLFYGVLAFITGYIFTLPNAWIGMRRMLAFQSSSLCNPRLWLYALGMSFFSLSLGGAAMVLYGSYMPDTVDIPRTAFQTATLDFLASGMSALCLIPSAWVLGMDVSSGPEFLFVTITRVASQIPMGVMISVLFFLCVLCAALSSAIAMLEVILESFVHTCTVGRRTLTWSLALVVAFVSLPLNASMRVFETFTDIVVVILSPLSALMGSVMIFWVYGAERCRVAINRCARGPLGKWFTPYMRYVYLGLCVMIMVLGVMFGGF
- a CDS encoding potassium channel family protein; protein product: MKRFALIGLGDFGLSMLKELLKLTNNIVLLDRDRTLVETYRSRVRIVRAIDVLDEFTLCKMIPQDINAAVIDLGVKIESSIMITTFLKKLEIADIVVKAYSAEQGHILSSVGATHVVLPDREAAKKVTPMIAFDLLFNFMPLSAQLAIAEMAVHEDYVGRTLREVDVRKNFSLNIIAIRKRDAEDFCFINDPEYCFEANDVLLVAGSHKDIYAQSQDKLAHTHSFSDFFKQWFLTS